In one Novosphingopyxis iocasae genomic region, the following are encoded:
- a CDS encoding CBS domain-containing protein has product MTIAKLLEARAPGDIIALNPDETMRAAVEKLTQNRIGAMPVIADGKVVGVFSERDVIKCLQSVGDGALDSKVSEAMTSPAVTVTPQTSVLGALSQMTERRFRHLPVLDGERMVGFVSIGDLVKYRMDRIEAEKTAMRDYIQTV; this is encoded by the coding sequence ATGACGATTGCGAAACTGCTGGAGGCCCGCGCGCCGGGCGACATCATTGCCCTCAATCCGGACGAAACGATGCGCGCCGCGGTGGAGAAGCTTACCCAGAACCGGATCGGCGCCATGCCGGTGATTGCGGACGGCAAGGTGGTCGGCGTGTTTTCCGAACGCGATGTCATCAAATGCCTGCAATCGGTCGGCGACGGCGCCCTCGACAGCAAGGTAAGTGAGGCGATGACATCGCCCGCCGTCACGGTGACACCGCAAACCTCAGTGCTCGGTGCCCTGTCGCAAATGACGGAGAGGCGCTTTCGCCATCTTCCCGTGCTGGACGGGGAGCGGATGGTCGGTTTCGTGTCGATCGGCGATCTGGTGAAATATCGGATGGACCGGATCGAGGCGGAAAAGACCGCGATGCGCGATTATATCCAGACCGTCTGA
- a CDS encoding DUF4139 domain-containing protein yields the protein MRLLAVLITLLLWPGALAAQQTVVSSAADTVQIAIYRAPNRGAGQPIDRRFPRGYALITETRTVDLPQGDAKVRFEGVSEGMLPESAIISGLPQGVIEKNRDARLLSPAGLVDAYLRRRVTLQRTNRASGAVRTQDAILRTGSQGGIVIETDEGVEALRCTGLPERLLFDEVPADLSPRPTLSVLTTSERAVRATLTLTYLAEGFDWDANYIVEAKAPGGSATTDSAQVLSLFAWLTVANAGDQSFRDAQLLAIAGNPNKERAARPPQSPPVRLRLECWPDVTTTSDLPLDSAAGLAPPPPPPPPPPPAMAPARESIVVTGSRMASAVPVAAIQAAQEDLGDLKLYRVPEPITVAANAQKQVAMIVKPAVDYRSFYAGSFTAQDACCGDGTPRPLELTLRARNRSDSGLGIPLPQGQVTVYEPSDYGPLLVGQTDLGDKAVGQKVELGLGNRPDVQMAVSLPDPKRPRRFELTLTNALARAVDAEIAIPFELKRGRGVEKVDGVPTWKVRVPANGEQRLRFELKKPD from the coding sequence ATGCGGCTGCTCGCTGTCCTAATCACCCTTTTGCTGTGGCCCGGCGCGCTGGCGGCACAGCAGACGGTAGTGTCGTCGGCGGCCGATACCGTTCAGATCGCGATCTACCGCGCGCCGAATCGCGGCGCGGGTCAGCCGATCGACCGGCGTTTCCCGCGCGGCTATGCCCTCATCACCGAAACGCGCACCGTCGATCTGCCCCAAGGCGATGCCAAGGTGCGTTTTGAAGGTGTGTCGGAAGGCATGCTGCCGGAAAGCGCGATCATTTCCGGCCTGCCGCAAGGGGTGATCGAGAAGAACCGCGATGCAAGGTTGCTCTCACCCGCCGGTCTGGTCGACGCCTATCTGCGCCGCAGGGTCACTTTGCAGCGGACGAACCGCGCGTCCGGCGCGGTGCGCACGCAAGATGCGATCCTGCGCACCGGATCGCAGGGCGGCATAGTGATCGAGACCGACGAGGGGGTCGAGGCGCTGCGCTGCACCGGCTTGCCAGAACGGCTCCTTTTCGATGAGGTGCCCGCCGATCTCTCCCCGCGTCCCACGCTGTCCGTGCTGACGACGAGCGAGCGGGCAGTGCGCGCCACGCTGACGCTGACTTATCTCGCCGAGGGTTTCGATTGGGATGCCAATTACATCGTCGAGGCGAAGGCACCGGGCGGATCGGCCACGACCGATTCGGCGCAGGTGCTGAGTCTGTTCGCCTGGCTCACAGTCGCCAATGCCGGCGACCAGAGCTTTCGCGACGCGCAGCTGCTCGCCATCGCAGGCAATCCGAACAAGGAGCGCGCCGCCCGTCCGCCGCAAAGCCCTCCGGTGCGGTTGCGGCTGGAATGCTGGCCGGACGTTACGACGACCAGCGATCTGCCGCTCGATTCGGCAGCTGGTCTGGCCCCGCCACCACCACCACCACCGCCGCCGCCGCCCGCGATGGCACCGGCGCGGGAATCGATCGTCGTGACAGGATCGCGCATGGCTTCCGCCGTTCCGGTCGCCGCGATCCAGGCTGCCCAAGAGGATCTGGGCGATCTGAAACTCTACCGCGTGCCCGAGCCTATAACCGTCGCGGCTAACGCGCAGAAGCAGGTGGCGATGATCGTGAAGCCCGCAGTGGACTATCGCAGTTTCTATGCGGGCAGCTTCACAGCGCAGGACGCCTGCTGCGGGGACGGGACACCGCGACCGCTGGAACTGACGCTGCGCGCGCGCAACCGCAGCGATTCCGGGCTCGGCATTCCGCTGCCGCAGGGGCAGGTCACGGTTTATGAGCCGAGCGATTACGGGCCGCTGCTCGTCGGCCAGACCGATCTTGGCGACAAGGCGGTGGGGCAGAAGGTGGAGCTTGGTCTCGGCAACCGGCCCGATGTGCAGATGGCCGTGAGCTTGCCCGATCCGAAGCGCCCGCGCCGATTCGAACTCACGCTCACCAACGCTCTCGCCCGTGCGGTCGATGCGGAAATCGCCATTCCGTTCGAACTGAAGCGGGGCAGGGGCGTGGAAAAAGTGGACGGCGTGCCGACCTGGAAAGTGCGCGTGCCCGCCAACGGCGAGCAGCGCCTCAGGTTCGAGCTGAAAAAGCCCGACTAA
- a CDS encoding glycosyltransferase, with protein sequence MSGSQSGADESQGPVSGLSPIIVTVLAHHEERRIALCLESLPLGDPQVAIHLVVNGSKDRTADIGRGVARLFPNLTVHDWAEGGKARSWNRLNFDTLSGFARTHVFVDGDAVVAPGSIAALDDALAANPHANAVSGFPLNGRGAAAYGDSIEATRGLFGDLYALRGDFLARMKADGIRLPVDLIGDDGLIGALAKTDLKNEDHWDDERVLPVRGAGFYCEPVSAFAPATLAMQYNRMVNYSVRHLQNRLVSSIMRGEGPGALPERMDTLYAANRDSLRPRKGFPDAWFDRRALRRMMAKS encoded by the coding sequence ATGAGCGGCTCCCAATCAGGTGCGGATGAATCGCAGGGGCCGGTGAGCGGCCTTTCGCCGATCATCGTCACCGTGCTGGCGCATCACGAGGAGCGGCGGATCGCGCTGTGCCTCGAAAGTCTGCCGCTCGGTGACCCGCAGGTCGCGATTCATCTCGTCGTCAACGGATCGAAGGACCGAACGGCGGACATTGGCCGCGGCGTGGCCCGACTGTTTCCGAACCTCACCGTTCATGACTGGGCAGAGGGCGGGAAAGCGCGCAGCTGGAACCGCCTGAATTTCGATACACTTTCCGGATTTGCCCGAACCCATGTGTTTGTGGACGGCGACGCGGTGGTTGCCCCCGGATCGATCGCCGCGCTGGACGATGCGCTGGCTGCGAATCCCCATGCCAACGCCGTCTCGGGTTTCCCGCTGAATGGGCGCGGCGCGGCGGCCTATGGCGATTCGATCGAAGCGACTCGCGGATTGTTCGGTGATCTTTACGCGCTGCGCGGCGATTTTCTGGCGCGCATGAAGGCGGACGGCATCCGCCTGCCGGTCGATCTGATCGGAGACGACGGCCTGATCGGCGCGCTCGCCAAGACCGATCTCAAGAACGAAGATCACTGGGATGACGAGCGGGTCCTGCCGGTGCGCGGCGCGGGCTTCTATTGCGAGCCGGTGAGCGCGTTCGCTCCCGCGACGCTCGCCATGCAGTATAATCGGATGGTCAATTATTCGGTGCGCCATCTGCAGAACAGGCTGGTCAGCAGCATCATGCGCGGCGAGGGGCCGGGGGCGCTGCCCGAGCGGATGGATACGCTTTACGCGGCGAACCGCGATTCGCTGCGTCCGCGTAAAGGCTTTCCTGATGCATGGTTCGACCGGCGGGCGCTGCGCCGGATGATGGCGAAAAGCTGA